TTTCAGTAACAATGGTGAAGACAAAACTGCTAGTGCAAGTTTACTTTGTAAACAAAAAGAAGTTTTTGTTGTATTATTCAAATGCCTCTAACCCACAGTTGAGGCTAAATGTACAACATTCAGTTATTTAGCATTATATTTAACTGTAATTATGTGCTTCACTCCCCACTGtcctgctttttttctcctctatcACTGCATGGATATCTCCAGACTATTTATCTCAGCTTTGTCTTAAACACACTGTTCCTCACATATTTAAGTCACGGGTTCAGAACTTATTATTTGTTTCTTAGTTAATTGCATACAGGCTATAGTAAATTCCTCTCTGGCCTCTGGTCAAGTTCTGTGTTACTTTAAGAATGCTGTTATTCACCCTAGACTAAGTTACGATAAACAGCATTCTTGATAAATTTCCACCTGGGTTCTGTGAAGGACAATTAACTGAGACAGCTCTTCTCAGACTATCTAATGATGTTTTGGCGCAAAGTGCCACAGGAATTGTTCTGTCCTCCTTATGTTGGAACCGACTTTAGCCTTTGATACAATTGCTCACCAGATCTTGCTTGACAGGTTGAGGTATTGGACCAGTGTGTTGGGATCTGCCTTACGCTGCCTTCATATCTTTCTGATCATTCTTTTTGCGTGCCTGCTTCAAATTACAAGTCTTCCTTAAGTCATCTTCATTTTGGTGTACCTCAGGGTTCTGTTTTGGGGCCCGTATTAATTCTGGTTTACATGCTCCCTCGTCAGCACATTTTGAGCACTTTTAAAGACCTATCATATCACTGCTACACAGGTAATATTCAGTTTTATATCTTTTTTAAGCCTCATGACGTTCGAAACTGCACGTCTTACACTGTGTAAAAAGCTGGATggataaaatgttttcttaacttaatgaggaaaaaaatgaaattcttGTTTGTGCTCCAGAAAAGCATATAACTCTAGGAAACTCTTAGTGCATTAGACTCTTAGTTGATTAGACTATTCCAAGCCTTCCATCAGGAACCTCTGGGCAAATTTAGATTCTGGTTTTACTTTACTTTGGTCATGTTCAGTCATTGGTTCGTTTATGTTTTTATCACTAACGAAATATTGCCAAATAGTACTATCTCACAAACAGAACTGGAAACtattattcatgcttttgtttctttgagaCTGGATTAGTGTAAATCATCACCACTTATTTagtgtatatctgtgtgtacATAGTGTATATATTAGTGTAACTCGTTATTGACCAGCCTACACAAAGCATCATTGGACCGTTTGTAGATGCTGCCAGACTTCTGAACAAATCACCAAAGTTTTCTCATGTCACACTGCTACTTTCCCAGCTCCATTGGCATCCCATTGACTCGAGAATACATGTCAAGATTTTGGTTCTCACTCATAGGGCTCTGAATGGTCAAGCACAAGCATACATCTAAGAACTTTTACATCTGTATGTCCTTAGCAGATCCCTAAGGTCATCTGACTGAAGCCTGCTGTGCCACATGCAAGGgtaaaaactaaaacttaaaaactaAAGGTGACAGAGCCTTCTCTCAGTTGTAGCACCAGGACTCTGGAACTTTCTCCCTTTTAGTTTTAGGTCTGCAAACTCTGTTcagcttttttaaaagcaactaaaaatattttacaactGCTTATAATTAACTATTTTGATATACTAAtgtctgatgtttttgttttcttttgttcagcactttgtaaTCAATATCTTTAaaggtgctacataaataaagtttttactttgtgtggAAGTGGGGAGTGTGGGGAAGTGGCAGTGGGGAAAACAATTATTTGATCATCTGCTGAATTTGAaggtttgctcacttacaaagaaattaacagtctctaatttttatcgtagttttatttaaatggacagagacagaatatcaatcaaaaatccagtaaaaaaaaaaaaacacattacataaaagttataaattgatttgcaCGTCACTGAGTGAAGTGAGTATTTGATCCCCAAGCAAAAAATGTGTTACTGTTGGCAAGCACAGTGGGAAGATATTTTTTGTAATAggtcaccaggtttgcacacatctcaggagggattttggcccattcctctttacagaaactccAAATCATTTAGGTTTCTTGGCTGCCACTTGGCAACTTGGACCTTCAGCTCCCTCCTCATATTTTCTCTAGGACTGAGGTCTGGAGGCTGGTTAGGCTACAAAATTACACCATAATCACACCAACATTTGTCACCTTCTCAACAAGCTTCTTGCTGATGGTCTTGTGTAGATCTACAATCTTGTCCTTGATGTCATTTGACAGCTTTTTTGGTACTGGTAGCCAAAGTTGGATAGAAAAAAACCGATTCTGTGTGCAGGTGTGCTTTCTAAACATAGCGAGTTAAGTTCAGGAGTATCTGTAATTGACTGAATGTAATTTGTGTGCCACATGGACACGCAGGCAATTTGTGGGAGGCAGAATTCTGAGTGGCACTTATTTCAGTCAATGGCATGCAAATCAATGCATAACTTTTAtgtgatgtgtttttctggatttgtggttgatattctgtctcccTCTATTAAGATGAAAATGACCATAAAAATTAGCAACCATGCATTTTTTTGTAACTCAAAGCAAAATgtacaaattcagcaggagaATCAAATTTTCCCTACGGTACATTTAGTTGACTCTTTGACAACTGAATTCTTCTCTGTTTAACCACGCTTTCTATTgaaattctattattaattctatttttattgtctttttttatttttgtgtcttcTACCATACTTTTATATTGCTAGCACTTTATACATAAACATCACTTACTTTGTATTTTGTCACTCCGTGAGGGACAACTTCATTTTTATTGAatgactttcttttttgtctttaggtttgtttaaaaagaatGTGAAACACTTGTCTGGTTCCCCCTTAGCGAGGTCAGGCCTCTCCTAGTGTCACTGCAAACTTTGCTCATTGCAACTGCTGTAGTTTGAAGTTTGTTTGGCCTGGCATGCCTGGTGGAAAGCATTGCCTCTGTCTGTCAGGTCCAGCTGCCTGTGTCAGTCACAGAGTCCATGAACCTAACTCCAGCATCCAGGTGGCTCTATACGATAGTTGCCTGATAGATATTGTTAGAAAAGGGCCAAAACATCCCTCGGGATTAACTTCTTTTTGGAGTGGGCCTAAAGTGGCCACTGGAGGAactactgcagtttttggcacttccaTGCTGGCATCAGTTTTCAACTCCAGAGGCAGCTACATTTGTACAACACATACAGTGGAACGATAGTCACTGCTACTTGCAAATGTCACTAAATAACTGACAGCCAACAAGGTCAGCAGCAGTTATTCTTGGGCAATATATCAGTGAATACcttagtctaaggagcttggaaagaacttctttaagttgcttgaagacatttcacctgtcatccgagaagcttcttcagttctaaggtcaaatggcggagagtcccagatttaaacccagtgggagtttccccccaaagagggacaaaaggaccccctgatgatcctctacctaatcacatgagccaaggtgtgaaaatgggtgtgggtcacaatcagccagcgtttcgggtgagctcattgtgaaacctggccccaccctatcatgtgatttcctgaggtcaaatggcccagggtgtgagtgggcattaaggcgtctgggaagggaactcaaaactgatattatagatggcagacagctggtgtcgtaagccatcgcctctgttcaaagatggtcgctcacagtggacataaatggcttctttcactcctctttcaaaccacctgtcttctctgtccaaaatgtgaacattggcatcctcaaaagactgacctttgtcctttagatgcagatgaactgctgagtcttgtcccgtggaggtggctcttctatgttgtgccatgcgcttgtgaagtggctgtttggtctctccaatgtgtcccacacctgttttcacaccttggctcatgtgttAAACTATCTTGCTTAAATGAtggtaaaatacatttaattttcaATTGAAGTAGTTGCTGAATATTTTTCTGCAATTCAGCTAATATATAAATCATTAGACTGTTTCAGATCAAAACATTGCATTGCAACTTGCGTTCAGCAATTTAAACAAAGAATAATTTACGACACTCAATAACCAAAACAAGTGATCAGTAAGACCTTGTTTTtgggaaaactaaatatatGACATTCTGATTTTCCTCAAGGTCACGGAGAAAAATGGTatcaaagtgaaaacaacaaaaggcGTTTGTTGTGGTGGAAAAAGCATGTAATCAAAATGCCTCAGATTTCCATGTATTATTCTGTGGTCCTAATTAGAGGCTTCCTTTACACTACTTCCATATTCACACAACTTGGGTTGTAGTGTGCTTGTAAACATGGACCTAAATATTAAGTACATGGGTGATGAATCGGCAGATGATGACGATGGAGGTGTGCTGTTTGGTAGGAGTAAATGAATACACCCGTAATGACTAGCTGACATTTTGGTGATAGAGAAAGAGCATGCGTTGTAACTAAAGCATGCTGCATATGCACCTCTTCCTGATGGTTGCACGTAGCATTAGCACTGTGAGCGAAAGCGTGGATGTGGCTTGCTGTAGAGAGAGCGAGTCATTTGGCAGCCTGGTATAGCCTCGGGCTCTCTGCAACTGATTCATGCTCACACTACTATAAGTGCACGCAGTTGACCCACATCATgcaaagggagggaaaaaagtcaGGAGGCAGGCGTTCAGGGGAAGGAAATGGAGATCATCTGATAATCTCATGTTTTTACCAGGGGACTGGGTTCACGACTGAGCTGCGGTTAATAATTAGGCAATATTTATGACTAGTTTGAGTTCTGTGAAAATCATTGAAACACTGCGCTTTTAATATGAAGACAAAGCCCTATCATGAACCTTGTAAAGGAGAAGAATGTGAATACTCTCTGCCAAAGCTCTTCTTCAGCTATTcaatttggatttttatttgcaATTCAGATCACTCTCTTAGTTCCCAGAATGTAAAACATTAGTTTTAATCCAGCCTTAACTAGTTTTGGTATTTGAAGTTGCCAGGGGAAAGATTTAACCTCTTAACAACCACCAAGTCACTGCTGATCCACTTAGTGGTAGGCTTATGCTGAATTTTACCAGCAAGATAAAGAAGCATAGTCTCAGAAACTAGAAGACATAACCTTCTAAAGCTGGCATCTCACACACATTTAGACTTTACAACTGCTTTGCTATAAGACTTCAATTTGAATGTGTAAACTAGAAGCGTAGAACtgaacctaaccataaccccaTTATTCCAGTACCTAATTATTCCTATTACACCTAATGTTCAGCTAGAATTTCTATAAATATATTGCTCTGCAATTACATGATGCCAAAAACTTGAAAGTCATTTAGcttaatttgatttaaatggACAAAAGACTGCGTGTATCACCAGACAAAtctgctaaaataaataaataaataaataaataaataaataaattgtaagaACTTTTTCTATATATGTTTTACTTCTTCTACCATcattttgtgctgttggagaaTTTTCCCTTAAATTTAAATCCAGGATCCAAAGACTGCCGTGCCTCTTATAATATGACCCAAGCTAAATAGGCAGATTCATTAATGTGTTTTCGCTGGTGAAAATGAAAACTGATTGGGGCTTGTGTaaggttagttgaagtaaaatGGGCTTGAAAGTGAACACGTCAGGACTGTGATAAAATGCAGTGTGCATAGTCACACCCACAGGACAGTTTTAATTCTAGAAAAACCCTGAGCTATGGGCATAATGCTATAACGACACAATGTTAACGTAGTCAAGGACGAACTTTAACGGATAAATAAATTTCCTTAATCCTCAGATTTTCAAAACTATTTGGGAGAAATACGTTTTACCTTGTGGAGAACATGGCTATTTCCATACATGTGCAGCTAGGTGGAAACACCGCACACTTGAAACGAAACGACTCTGCGAAAAAGTCCACGAAGAAGAAGCTGTATCCATTTCCTGTTCCGGGGCTTGAAACAAACGTCGTGCGGACGCGCGTCTAAACAGAAAGTTTTGCAGAAAACTTGGCACGTTGAGTGTTTTACGCGTCTAAGTCTTCATCGGTTTTCTTTTTACCTCCACGGCTTAAACGGGCTGACTACGACAGAAGAATAATCTAAGGTTTGTAAGCCTCATGAAGTAGTTATTCCCCGGTGATGGTAGCTCGCGTACAGCGGTGTGCTAACGTTAGTTAGCATCTAACCAGGGAGGTTTGGCGGATGTGATTGATTTAGCAATGTATGTTGCTACGGGCTGGCGCTTTAATTTAATCAGTCTGACTTAACACTCATCAACTAACAAAGTGCAGCAATGTCGGAGTGACTGACTGTTGATGTGGGAGTTTTTATTAGTTGGAAGCTGGTGAACGTCTGTGTCAGAGCAGCTGTAGCTATGTGGATAAAGGACGGCGGGTTTTGGAGCTCATGTTTGGGACTATCACATTTGTGTGATATATGACTAATTAAGGCCAGAAATCACGAAGATATTTAAGTGATAACCATGCTCAGTAGCGATAATCCATGACATAAGTATTTGATGTTCTGCAGGATTGGAGGATGTCTCTTCCAAAGCGGGAGGTGGAGGAGTTGAGGCCATGGGTAGAACGCACTGTGAAGAAGGTGCTGGGTTTCTCGGAGCCCACTGTGGTGACTGCAGCATTGCACTGTGTGGGAAAGGGACTAGACAAAAGGAAGACCATAGGTAAGTACGGTGAAATATCTCTTATGTACTTAGAGATCTGGTGACGATTCAGTTCAGCCAAAAGTGCCTCTGACATTAGAGGCATATCCCAGGGTGATTTGTTTTACCGGGTTACAAAATGCACCCATCACTGAAGAGAAACGAGTCCAACAGCTGTCTGAAAACCTATCTGGCCTTCTTAGGAGTATTTGGCATGACTACCAAGCTGTGGGTTCTTAACATAGTGCAGACAGCCAGCCCAAAAAATGATGGTGTGAAGATCTGCGATGTAGCTATCAGCAGGGCTTGTTTGCAAAGGTAATAGATTTGCTGTCCAGTTAAAATACTCATGTCATTTGTTCATTCAAATGAAAGATTGTGAGTACAAAGAAAGCTGCCtattgcttttatttgtttggttgtttatttatttatttatttcatctgtCTGGGAAATAATTGCTCGGTCTGTTAGACTGACTTCTGCAGGTGCTGTAGTTTAAATGTCAGTATTGGGTTTTCATagtgtgtatttttatgtgGGTATTTAAGCCATTCTGTGGtaacattattttcttttcagagtgttaattatttcatatttatcatTCTCAGACCAGCTGCGTCCTTTTCTCGATgactctgctggaggttttgtAGAGCGACTTTTTGAAGCCCTCGAGGAGAGCCGCAGCACACGTGGGAACAAAGGATCTGGAGAAAAAAACCGCAAGAGAGAACTTAAGGTAGCCTAACATCATAGCAAATGTTTATGCTTTATATTATCATTATATAACTGAATAACTAGATCTGAAGGTGGGGAGTTTTCTGACAAGAAAACTGACTATATTAACACGCTCACATGCAAAAGTGACCtgtgttaaagaaaaataaatacattacattCAATGCATGCAGTGATTAGACTGATTGTGTTAAGCCTCAGTTTGATTAACTTAAACCTCAATGTAAACATCCCCTTACACTTGATTTACTCCTACATTAAGCTTAATTGAGGTTTCACTCAGATGGCACTTAACTTTAGTTCTACATGGACTGCACTGCCACAATACTGATTATTCTTACGTAAACTTTAATTGCTGCAtaagatatttattttttttatttttatttgtgtttttgtgtgtttgccgGCTGTACTCAGGATGTGTTTGGTGAAGAGGCTGACACAGGCGCAGCGCGAGAAACTCCCGAGCCAACAGATGGCACAACGGCAAAGAGGAAACGAGTCCCCCGTTTTGAGGAGGTGGAGCAACCTGAGGTGATACCAGGACCTCCATCAGAGAGCCCCGGCATGCTCACCAAAATACAGGTACATAATACTTGGTGCAAtagacaatatatatatatatgtgtgtgtgtatatgtaagtatAGTCGGTTTATTTTCTTCGTCAGTCACCTCTGAATCCTTTTGCTGTCCTAACAGATCAAACAGATGATGGAAGCAGCCACAAAACAGATCgaagaaaggaagaaacaaCTAAGCTTTACTGCTCCAGCTCCTGCTACAACAGTAATGAGATTTCTTTCCCATAAAAATACATACTGAATAAAGAACTGTAGTCTTTTCAGGTTTTAAATTCTATTTAAAACCTTTCTAACTTCTTTCTGACTCTAGCGGTTGCCTGTTCCCACTTCACAGTCACAGCTGGATGGCCCTCCACTCTCTCGACTTCTTGGCACTGCTGGTGCTGCAGCAGCTGGTGGtgggtcatccatcgctccctaCCAGGCTGCCAGCTTCATGAATGATGCAATTGAGAAGGCCCGTAAAGCTGCTGAGCTACAGGCTCGCATTCAGTCCCAGTTAGCTATGAAACCTGGCATCCTCGGGGTTTTGGGGAACACTGGGCCACAAAACTTTGTGGCACTAGCTAATCTACATGCCATGGGGATTGCTCCACCGTAAGTGATGTCAGACTATAAatatacaattttaaaatgtgcaCAAGACATGAAAAAAGTAGGTGATGTCTTTGTGCTCAATTGACATTGAACTGCTTTCTCTTTATGTGTAACTACAGCAAAGTAGAACCCAAGGAGGTGAACAAACCGACACCTCTTATCCTGGATGAGAAGGGAAGAACTGTAGATGCCAGTGGCAAAGAGGTTGAACTCACACACCGCATGCCTACGCTCAAAGGTACATACATGGATACACTGATCCAGTATTtgtacacaaacatacacaatgtgttttctttgttttgatatTCCACAAAACATGTTTCTTTCCCTGTGTAGCTAACATTCGAGCAGTAAAGAGAGAGCAGTTCCGCCAGCAGCTGAAGGAGAAGCCCGGAGATGACTTGGAGTCCACATCCTACTTCGACCAGCGTGTGCCTGTTCCTCCAGCTCAGCGTGCACGCAGGACTTTCAAATTCCATGACCAGGGACGCTTTGAGAAGATTGCTCAGAGAATTAGAACTAAGGTTGGTACAACCCTGTCCCAGTTGTTTGAAAGAGAATATTTAgaatttaagaaaaagaaagtcatCATATGTCTCTTGTCTCTCTTGTATGGATCAGGCCCAGTTGGAAAGGTTGCAGAATGAGATTGCCCAGGCAGCAAAGAAGACAGGAATCCAGGCTTCAACCAAGCTAGCACTGATTGCTCCTAAAAAGGAGATTGGAGAGGGACAGGTTCCCAATATTGAGTGGTGGGACTCTTTCATCCTGCCTTCCAACATAGACATGTAAGAAATCAAAATTTGATCTTAAACATTGAGTTTGCTATCAGGAATGTGTGGAATACATGGcaataataatgttttttttttattttttattttaagaaattcAGACACAAAATTTGAAGCGTTAGAGCTGTTTGGTGTGACCAGCCTGGTGGAACATCCTGCCCAAATGAGCCCACCAGGTAAGTCTATAGGAGGTAAAATGTGTAAGTTAAAAGAGATTTTGTCCTACAAAATCATTATTAACTGTTAAAAATGTCCTTATGCCGTAAtgtgcagaagtcttgagccaccactcagtttaattaattaatattaatatatttagctattaaaatggtaaatgggtACAGTGAGTTATTGAAACTTGTGCAACCATACATACAAATACAGTATATTAGGGCTAAACAGAGGCTTTACAATTCTAATAGGCTTGAAGGTCAATATGTGGTATGAGCAACATGCAACTAGTCTTCAGGAAAAGTTCTCCAGGGTTCTTGAAggatattcaaagctcttctttggatgttggctgtttttgttctgctctcttgtcaagatgatcccacactgctccGATAATGTTGAGGATGGGGCTTTGGGGAgtccagtccatgactgatggtgttcCACTGTGTCTTTTTCTGTCCAGCTTTTGCTGCATCGGCAGCGTGTTTGTCagcattgtcatgctgaaaaataaagctgttgtCAGTAACATGCTTTGCAGATGGCACATTCATAGTCTATCAAAATCTCAGCAATTTTCTGTGTTcgtaattccatcagttttgaaaAGCTTTCCAGCACCACAGACTGAAATACAGCTTGAAACCataacagagcctccaccgtgttttacagatggatgTAGACaccaccaatgttccctctaagctgcacgCGTGCGCatttgcgcactgctggcacggtctctgcgcacagaaaatctgcattgcgcacaaaaaaataatctaacctgaactgaaattaaaattaatactttaacaattctgttttgcagtgttagtcagtaagtgactggctgctcccgtatgggattagaacgatgccaccttctcccatagtccagccaacgatgtgattcacattcgtatatacgcagctaatcaacgtcgttgacaggctatgacagcgtccttatgtgccgacaccggtgttttagctagcaaagcggctgatgtggagtgaagccacgttaaagacaacgtgtacaaccattggagatgtgagcagggcagacggaacaattgacggtttggttttcttcctgaatactatcgttgtttatatttactgcgggaagaaactcTACAAACTGCGTTTTATGAGGAAAATGCTCGaaagcactctccgcctgtgagcaaagacaaaaccaaaaaaaccccaccctttcctattggtcgaaaaatgtaccacgtcgaccaatcaaaaaatgatatggcaacatggcatttagttgtttaggaagggggaagttttaggaatgacggcggtgttttgagatgtgagagatttgcaacatttagcgcaaatcttgtgtagttagtgtgtagtgtagtcaatagttttgttgtgtgtgtcagaacagtgaggcgactgctgaatgttacaggagtgataaatctcctgttgtcaggcctgcaggtatcaggctgttgttctcctttatctcatagtggatagaaattatttttggagtggcacaaataatttgtgtggcatcaaatttgatgcagaaaatgccttggctgcatttttaggtaaacagctgcaaaaaactttgtttgcataactcagttacttttttgaagaagtaactatataattaaattgcccaacattggtcattatatactgtattttgcagacagagagttacatgactccatgtaacttggatggatttgaTGCTGGTGTGACCACAAGGCACACGTctactgttgctcacagtggtccaagggaccgttCAAGGAGtttgtgttcgctcagacatatgaaaaattagagggaacattggacACCACCTCTCCCCTGATCTTCTCTGTGCATATAGATGTTGATATGACCTAgtcatttcaaatttggattcatcacgcCATAAGATCTGttgctgattttcagtccagttcgtgtgtaatttggcatacttcAGCCTATCCCTGTTTTCATTCCTTATGAATCGCTTCTTGACAgtttgttcatctgctgtaggtttttaggttatttttatttcattgtatttttttaagaacatacttgaaaaaaaaaaaagaatacataataaattaaataataattaaaaaataacaattctTAACATAATCACACACCCTTTCAAATATCTTAGTGGTGTTTATGTATCACTAGCTGTTATatattcctttcttttttcccctttagttGACACAGATAAGCCAGTAACTCTAGGTGTATACTTGAcgaagaaagaacaaaagaaacttagacggcagacacggagGGAAGGACAGAAAGAATTGCAAGAGAAGGTTCGTCTAGGACTGATGCCTCCACCAGAGCCCAAAGGTACGCATGTGCAAATCaccacaataaataa
The DNA window shown above is from Astatotilapia calliptera chromosome 11, fAstCal1.2, whole genome shotgun sequence and carries:
- the prpf3 gene encoding U4/U6 small nuclear ribonucleoprotein Prp3 isoform X2, with amino-acid sequence MSLPKREVEELRPWVERTVKKVLGFSEPTVVTAALHCVGKGLDKRKTIDQLRPFLDDSAGGFVERLFEALEESRSTRGNKGSGEKNRKRELKDVFGEEADTGAARETPEPTDGTTAKRKRVPRFEEVEQPEVIPGPPSESPGMLTKIQIKQMMEAATKQIEERKKQLSFTAPAPATTSQLDGPPLSRLLGTAGAAAAGGGSSIAPYQAASFMNDAIEKARKAAELQARIQSQLAMKPGILGVLGNTGPQNFVALANLHAMGIAPPKVEPKEVNKPTPLILDEKGRTVDASGKEVELTHRMPTLKANIRAVKREQFRQQLKEKPGDDLESTSYFDQRVPVPPAQRARRTFKFHDQGRFEKIAQRIRTKAQLERLQNEIAQAAKKTGIQASTKLALIAPKKEIGEGQVPNIEWWDSFILPSNIDINSDTKFEALELFGVTSLVEHPAQMSPPVDTDKPVTLGVYLTKKEQKKLRRQTRREGQKELQEKVRLGLMPPPEPKVRISNLMRVLGTEAVQDPTKVEAHVRAQMAKRQKAHEEANAARKLTAEQRKEKKVKKLKEDLTNGVHIAVYRIRNLQNPSKKFKVEANANQLYLTGTVVLHKDVNIVVVEGGPKSQKKFKRLMMHRIKWEEHNSKRDDPDGDDDTKRNNKCWLIWEGTAKERSYGEIKFKQCPTESMAREHFKKHGTEHYWDLALSQSVLETTDD
- the prpf3 gene encoding U4/U6 small nuclear ribonucleoprotein Prp3 isoform X1 yields the protein MSLPKREVEELRPWVERTVKKVLGFSEPTVVTAALHCVGKGLDKRKTIDQLRPFLDDSAGGFVERLFEALEESRSTRGNKGSGEKNRKRELKDVFGEEADTGAARETPEPTDGTTAKRKRVPRFEEVEQPEVIPGPPSESPGMLTKIQIKQMMEAATKQIEERKKQLSFTAPAPATTRLPVPTSQSQLDGPPLSRLLGTAGAAAAGGGSSIAPYQAASFMNDAIEKARKAAELQARIQSQLAMKPGILGVLGNTGPQNFVALANLHAMGIAPPKVEPKEVNKPTPLILDEKGRTVDASGKEVELTHRMPTLKANIRAVKREQFRQQLKEKPGDDLESTSYFDQRVPVPPAQRARRTFKFHDQGRFEKIAQRIRTKAQLERLQNEIAQAAKKTGIQASTKLALIAPKKEIGEGQVPNIEWWDSFILPSNIDINSDTKFEALELFGVTSLVEHPAQMSPPVDTDKPVTLGVYLTKKEQKKLRRQTRREGQKELQEKVRLGLMPPPEPKVRISNLMRVLGTEAVQDPTKVEAHVRAQMAKRQKAHEEANAARKLTAEQRKEKKVKKLKEDLTNGVHIAVYRIRNLQNPSKKFKVEANANQLYLTGTVVLHKDVNIVVVEGGPKSQKKFKRLMMHRIKWEEHNSKRDDPDGDDDTKRNNKCWLIWEGTAKERSYGEIKFKQCPTESMAREHFKKHGTEHYWDLALSQSVLETTDD